The Nitrospiraceae bacterium genome includes a region encoding these proteins:
- a CDS encoding response regulator transcription factor produces the protein GEAKNGEEALEATKLVLPDVVVMDVNMPRINGIEATKILTNEHPTVKVIGLSVHEDKQIEKMLLEAGAAKYVTKSSVASQLVDAIRQVVNQPS, from the coding sequence GGAGAAGCCAAAAATGGGGAAGAAGCCTTGGAGGCGACCAAACTGGTTCTTCCCGATGTGGTGGTGATGGATGTCAACATGCCACGAATCAATGGCATCGAAGCGACCAAAATTCTTACAAACGAGCATCCTACTGTCAAAGTCATCGGATTGTCGGTTCATGAGGATAAGCAAATTGAAAAAATGCTCCTGGAAGCCGGGGCCGCGAAGTATGTCACCAAAAGCAGTGTCGCCAGCCAACTGGTCGATGCCATCCGACAGGTCGTGAATCAACCTTCCTAA